One genomic segment of Mesoterricola silvestris includes these proteins:
- the proC gene encoding pyrroline-5-carboxylate reductase has product MTTRLAIIGFGTMGQAITGGLVEAAGYPPEGITASGKGKGGRARAQALGVGWAATAAEAARGAEAVVLCVKPKDLGPLLESLAAAGALDHKPLVVSIAAGTDLAFLEARVPGGTPVIRAMPNTPCSIRMGTIVLAPGAHAGEEHLALARTLFEPLGAVLDLDEHHMDAVTGLSASGPAFIFVILEALAEGGVQCGLPRGVAVELAARMTVGAASMVLQTGRHPAALKDEVTTPAGCTIAGLLALEDGRIRSVLARGIERASQVASGLGR; this is encoded by the coding sequence ATGACGACGCGGCTGGCCATCATCGGCTTCGGCACCATGGGCCAGGCCATCACCGGCGGGCTGGTGGAGGCCGCGGGCTACCCTCCGGAAGGGATCACCGCCTCCGGCAAGGGCAAGGGGGGCAGGGCCCGGGCCCAGGCCCTGGGGGTGGGCTGGGCCGCCACCGCGGCCGAGGCTGCGCGGGGGGCGGAGGCGGTGGTCCTCTGCGTGAAGCCCAAGGACCTGGGACCGCTCCTGGAGTCCCTGGCCGCGGCGGGGGCCCTGGACCACAAGCCCCTGGTGGTCTCCATCGCCGCCGGCACGGACCTGGCCTTCCTGGAAGCCCGGGTCCCCGGGGGCACCCCGGTCATCCGGGCCATGCCCAACACGCCCTGCAGCATCCGCATGGGCACCATCGTGCTGGCCCCCGGCGCCCACGCGGGGGAGGAGCACCTGGCCCTGGCCCGCACCCTCTTCGAACCCCTGGGGGCGGTGCTGGATCTGGACGAGCACCACATGGACGCCGTCACGGGCCTTTCGGCCAGCGGGCCCGCCTTCATCTTCGTGATCCTCGAGGCCCTGGCCGAAGGCGGCGTGCAGTGCGGCCTGCCCCGGGGCGTGGCGGTGGAGCTGGCCGCGCGCATGACGGTGGGCGCGGCCTCCATGGTGCTCCAGACCGGGCGCCACCCCGCGGCCCTCAAGGACGAGGTGACCACCCCCGCCGGGTGCACCATCGCGGGGCTCCTGGCCCTGGAGGACGGGCGCATCCGCTCCGTCCTCGCCCGGGGCATCGAACGTGCCTCCCAGGTGGCCAGCGGGCTGGGCCGATGA
- the aspS gene encoding aspartate--tRNA ligase, giving the protein MKLDRLDDFQRTHRNGDLRLPDAGRQVRLLGWCKRVRNLGSLVFLDLRDRWGLVQLVANETEVAPELLARLKEVRSEFVLAAEGVVAEREQKNPNMPTGDIEVRLTSLRILNTAQTPPIPLDESAEANEDLRLKWRFLDLRRESLQRSLVLRSDVAHLIRSYFRRHDFVEFETPILGKSTPEGARDYLVPSRVHQGEFFALPQSPQLYKQLLQVAGFERYVQICRCFRDEDLRADRQPEFTQVDVEMSFVRAQDIQDIMEPLLVELAALVGREVTAPFPRLPYRDAMEWYGSDKPDTRCKVKIQDVTALFAESGFNLFRAASESGGQRRVRALFFEGPQAGAFSRKQLDDLQDVAKHLGAGGLPYAKWGKDGFASSFKKFVDPALEAALKAALGVTGEGLAVFAVGPDDQTSKVLGEVRLRLARSMGLIDESKFEFLWVVDFPLLEWSEEAGRFIACHHPFTSPHPEDLDLLESDPGRCRAQAYDVILNGFELGGGSIRIHDAETQSRMFRAIGMSESLAQEQFGFLLNALSYGAPPHGGIALGLDRLVMLLVGATNIREVIAFPKTAQARCLMTSAPSPVDPRQLKDLRIQIEQAQQWKAGVMFFESVPAEFQAPLGALRTLTANAPTSTSTLVLDGEVVKVETTTL; this is encoded by the coding sequence ATGAAACTCGATCGCCTCGACGACTTCCAACGTACCCACCGCAACGGCGATCTGCGCCTCCCGGACGCAGGGAGGCAGGTGCGGCTCCTGGGCTGGTGCAAACGGGTGCGGAACCTGGGGTCCCTGGTCTTCCTCGACCTGCGGGACCGCTGGGGTCTGGTGCAGCTGGTGGCCAACGAGACCGAGGTGGCCCCCGAGCTCCTGGCCCGCCTCAAGGAGGTGCGCAGCGAGTTCGTGCTGGCCGCCGAGGGCGTGGTGGCCGAACGGGAGCAGAAGAACCCCAACATGCCCACCGGCGACATCGAGGTGCGGCTCACCAGCCTGCGCATCCTCAACACCGCCCAGACCCCCCCCATCCCCCTGGACGAATCCGCCGAGGCCAACGAGGACCTGCGCCTGAAGTGGCGCTTCCTGGACCTTCGCCGGGAGAGCCTCCAGCGCAGCCTCGTCCTGCGAAGCGACGTGGCCCACCTCATCCGGTCCTATTTCCGCAGGCACGACTTCGTGGAATTCGAGACCCCCATCCTGGGCAAGTCCACCCCCGAAGGGGCCCGGGACTACCTGGTGCCCTCCCGGGTCCACCAGGGCGAGTTCTTCGCCCTCCCCCAGTCGCCCCAGCTGTACAAGCAGCTCCTCCAGGTGGCGGGCTTCGAACGTTACGTTCAGATCTGCCGCTGCTTCCGGGACGAGGACCTGCGCGCCGACCGCCAGCCCGAGTTCACCCAGGTGGACGTGGAGATGAGCTTCGTGCGGGCCCAGGATATCCAGGACATCATGGAGCCCCTCCTGGTGGAACTGGCCGCCCTGGTGGGCCGCGAGGTGACGGCCCCCTTCCCGCGGCTGCCCTACCGGGACGCCATGGAGTGGTACGGTTCCGACAAGCCCGACACCCGCTGCAAGGTGAAGATCCAGGACGTGACGGCCCTCTTCGCGGAGAGCGGCTTCAACCTCTTCCGGGCGGCTTCCGAGAGCGGCGGCCAGCGTCGCGTGCGGGCGCTGTTCTTCGAGGGGCCCCAGGCGGGGGCCTTCAGCCGCAAGCAGCTGGATGACCTCCAGGACGTGGCCAAGCACCTGGGGGCCGGCGGCCTCCCCTACGCCAAGTGGGGCAAGGACGGCTTCGCCTCCAGCTTCAAGAAGTTCGTGGATCCCGCCCTGGAGGCGGCCCTCAAGGCGGCCCTGGGCGTCACCGGCGAAGGCTTGGCGGTGTTCGCGGTGGGGCCGGACGACCAAACGTCCAAGGTCCTGGGCGAGGTGCGCCTGCGCCTGGCCCGGTCCATGGGGCTCATCGATGAATCCAAGTTCGAATTCCTGTGGGTCGTCGACTTCCCCCTGCTGGAATGGAGCGAGGAGGCGGGGCGCTTCATCGCCTGCCACCACCCCTTCACCAGCCCCCACCCCGAGGACCTGGACCTCCTGGAATCGGACCCCGGCCGGTGCCGGGCCCAGGCCTACGATGTCATCCTCAACGGCTTCGAACTGGGCGGCGGCTCCATCCGCATCCACGACGCCGAGACCCAGAGCCGCATGTTCCGGGCCATCGGCATGAGCGAAAGCCTGGCCCAGGAGCAGTTCGGATTCCTGCTCAACGCCCTGTCCTACGGCGCCCCGCCCCACGGCGGCATCGCCCTGGGCCTGGACCGCCTGGTGATGCTCCTGGTGGGCGCCACCAACATCCGGGAGGTCATCGCCTTCCCCAAGACCGCCCAGGCCCGCTGCCTCATGACCAGCGCCCCCTCCCCGGTGGACCCCCGCCAGCTGAAGGACCTGCGCATCCAGATCGAGCAGGCCCAACAGTGGAAGGCCGGCGTCATGTTCTTCGAGAGCGTGCCCGCCGAGTTCCAGGCCCCCCTGGGCGCCCTGCGCACCCTCACGGCCAACGCCCCCACCTCCACCAGCACCCTGGTGCTGGACGGCGAAGTGGTCAAGGTGGAAACCACCACCCTCTAG